CGGTTGGCCACGATCGGCCCGGCTGCCGTGGCCGAGGCTGCGTCCGCGGCTTCGGCCGCATCGGCTGCTGCGGCGGCGGCCTCGGCCCGCTGATCGCAGCGCACCGGTCCACGCCATGCAGCTGCGCGCCGAACAGCTCCCCCAGGCCCTGGCCCGCGGCCTGCGCCCGGTGTACGTTGTCTACGGCGACGAGGCCCTGCTGGCGCAGGAGGCCGCCGACACGGTGCGCGCCGCCGCCCGCCAGGCGGGCTACAGCGAGCGGGTGGTGCACACCGTGCAAGGCGCGCACTTCGACTGGTCCGGCCTGCTGGGCGAGACCAGCGCGCTCAGCCTCTTCTCCGACCGCCGCCTGATCGAGATCCGCATCCCCGGCGGCAAGCCTGGCAAGGAGGGCTCCGAGGCGCTGCAGCGGCTGGTTGAGACGCTGTCGGACGACAACCTCATCCTCGTGCTGCTGCCGCGGCTGGACCGCACCCAGCTCGCCAGCGCCTGGTTCACCGCGCTGGACGGTGCCGGCGCCAGCGTGCGCGTCGACCCCATCGAGCGCCCCGCGCTGCCGCAGTGGATCGCCCAGCGCCTGGCCGCGCAGGGCCTGCGTGTCGAGGACGGCGAGCCCGGCCAGCGCGCGCTGGCCTTCTTTGCCGACCGCATCGAAGGCAACCTGCTGGCCGCGCACCAGGAGATCAGCAAGCTGGCGCTGCTGCATCCCAGCGCGACGCTGGGCTTCGAGCAGATCGAATCGGCCGTGCTCAACGTGGCGCGCTACGACGTCTTCAAGCTCGGCGAGGCGGTGCTGGCCGGCAACGTGCCCCGCGCACTGCGCATGCTCGACGGCCTGTGCGCCGAGGGCGAGGCCGCCGTGCTGGTGCACTGGACCCTGTCGGAGGATCTGCGCGCGCTGCGCCGCGTGCAGATCGCGCTGCGCGAGGGCAAACCGCCCCCGCTGGCGCTGCGCGAGGCGCGTGTCTGGGGCCAGAAGGAGCGCCTGCTGGAGCGCGTGCTGCCGCAGCTGCCCGATGCCCCCCTCGACGCCCTGGTGGCCGACGCCCACACCGTGGACGGCATCGTCAAGGGTCTGCGCGATCCCGCCTGGCCGCTCGACCCCTGGGAGGCGCTCAGGCGGCTGATGCTGCAGACGGTGGAGGCGCTGCGCCCGCTGCCCAAGCGGGGCGCTGCGCCGCCGCCGCCGCTGGCGCTGCGGCCCTGAGGGCGGGAAAACCCGTAGAACAAGGGCAGATCCCTGGCCCCTTGAAAGCCCGCACATCGTTCCTATAATCTCGCTGTTAGCACTCGCAGGTGATGAGTGCTAGTGATCCCGGGTGGTGTTCTCTTTGGTGAACCTGCCGGGGGAGGTGGGCGGCGTTTGCGCCCTGCCGGCGACGGCCCCACCGATTCCCAAACAGTCCAGTCTTTCCTCCCTAGGAGATACGATGAAACTTCGTCCTCTGCACGATCGCGTGATCGTCAAGCGCCTCGAACAAGAAACCAAGACCGCTTCGGGCATCGTGATCCCCGACAACGCCGCAGAGAAGCCCGATCAGGGTGAAGTCCTGGCCGTGGGCCCGGGCAAGCGCAACGACAAGGGCGACTTCGTGGCCCTGAACGTCGCCGTGGGTGACCGCGTCCTGTTCGGCAAGTACAGCGGCCAGTCCGTCAAGGTCGACGGCGAAGAGCTGCTGGTCATGCGCGAAGAAGACCTGTTTGCCGTGGTGCAGAAGTAAGCCTCGGGCTGCTTCTTCCCCTCCACGCAAACCATCCCCTATTTGAAGAATTCGGAGTAAACACATGGCAGCTAAAGACGTCGTCTTCGGTTCCGACGCCCGTCATCGCATGGTCGAGGGCGTGAACGTCCTGGCCAACGCGGTCAAGGTCACCCTGGGCCCCAAGGGTCGCAACGTGGTCCTGGAGCGCTCCTTCGGCGCCCCCACCGTGACCAAGGACGGTGTGTCCGTGGCCAAGGAAATCGAGCTCAAGGACAAGCTCCAGAACATGGGCGCGCAGATGGTCAAGGAAGTCGCTTCCAAGACCAGCGACCTGGCCGGTGACGGCACCACCACCGCCACGGTGCTGGCCCAGTCGATCGTGCGCGAAGGCATGAAGTTCGTCGCCGCCGGCATGAATCCGATGGACCTGAAGCGCGGCATCGACAAGGCGGTCATCGCCCTGGTCGCCGAGCTGAAGAAGCAGTCCAAGGCCACCACGACCAGCAAGGAAATCGCGCAGGTCGGCACCATCTCCGCCAACAGCGATGAAGAAGTCGGCACCATCATCGCCCAGGCGATGGACAAGGTCGGCAAGGAAGGCGTCATCACCGTCGAAGACGGCAAGAGCCTGAACAGCGAGCTCGACGTCGTCGAAGGCATGCAGTTCGACCGCGGCTACCTGTCGCCCTACTTCATCAACAACCCGGAAAAGCAGGCTGCCCTGCTGGACAACCCGTTTGTCCTGCTGTTCGACAAGAAGATCAGCAACATCCGCGACCTGCTGCCCACGCTGGAGCAAGTGGCCAAGGCCGGCCGTCCGCTGCTGATCATCGCTGAAGAAGTCGAAGGCGAAGCGCTGGCGACCCTGGTGGTCAACACCATCCGCGGCATCCTGAAGGTCGTGGCCGTCAAGGCCCCGGGCTTCGGCGACCGCCGCAAGGCCATGCTCGAAGACATCGCCATCCTGACGGGCGGCAAGGTCATCGCCGAGGAAGTCGGCCTGACGCTCGAGAAGGTCACCCTGGCCGATCTGGGCCAGGCCAAGCGCGTCGAAGTGGGCAAGGAAAACACCACCATCATCGACGGCGCTGGCGCTGCTGGCGACATCGAAGCGCGCGTCAAGCAGATCCGCATCCAGATCGAGGAAGCCACCAGCGACTACGACCGTGAAAAGCTGCAAGAGCGCGTGGCCAAGCTGGCCGGCGGCGTGGCGGTGATCAAGGTTGGCGCGGCCACCGAAGTCGAGATGAAGGAGAAGAAGGCCCGTGTCGAAGACGCGCTGCACGCCACCCGTGCCGCCGTTGAAGAAGGCATCGTGGCCGGTGGTGGTGTGGCCCTGCTGCGTGCCCGTCAATCGGCTGGCAGCATCAAGGGTGACAACCACGACCAGGACGCCGGCATCAAGATCGTGCTGCGCGCGATCGAGCAGCCGCTGCGCGAGATCGTGGCCAACGCCGGTGGCGAGCCCAGCGTGGTGATCAACAAGGTCCTGGAAGGCGCGGGTACGTACGGCTTCAATGCCGCCAACGACACCTACGGCGACATGATCGAGATGGGCATCCTGGACCCGACCAAGGTGACCCGCACCGCGCTGCAGAACGCAGCCTCCGTGGCCGG
The Sphaerotilus microaerophilus DNA segment above includes these coding regions:
- the holA gene encoding DNA polymerase III subunit delta, with amino-acid sequence MQLRAEQLPQALARGLRPVYVVYGDEALLAQEAADTVRAAARQAGYSERVVHTVQGAHFDWSGLLGETSALSLFSDRRLIEIRIPGGKPGKEGSEALQRLVETLSDDNLILVLLPRLDRTQLASAWFTALDGAGASVRVDPIERPALPQWIAQRLAAQGLRVEDGEPGQRALAFFADRIEGNLLAAHQEISKLALLHPSATLGFEQIESAVLNVARYDVFKLGEAVLAGNVPRALRMLDGLCAEGEAAVLVHWTLSEDLRALRRVQIALREGKPPPLALREARVWGQKERLLERVLPQLPDAPLDALVADAHTVDGIVKGLRDPAWPLDPWEALRRLMLQTVEALRPLPKRGAAPPPPLALRP
- the groL gene encoding chaperonin GroEL (60 kDa chaperone family; promotes refolding of misfolded polypeptides especially under stressful conditions; forms two stacked rings of heptamers to form a barrel-shaped 14mer; ends can be capped by GroES; misfolded proteins enter the barrel where they are refolded when GroES binds), whose protein sequence is MAAKDVVFGSDARHRMVEGVNVLANAVKVTLGPKGRNVVLERSFGAPTVTKDGVSVAKEIELKDKLQNMGAQMVKEVASKTSDLAGDGTTTATVLAQSIVREGMKFVAAGMNPMDLKRGIDKAVIALVAELKKQSKATTTSKEIAQVGTISANSDEEVGTIIAQAMDKVGKEGVITVEDGKSLNSELDVVEGMQFDRGYLSPYFINNPEKQAALLDNPFVLLFDKKISNIRDLLPTLEQVAKAGRPLLIIAEEVEGEALATLVVNTIRGILKVVAVKAPGFGDRRKAMLEDIAILTGGKVIAEEVGLTLEKVTLADLGQAKRVEVGKENTTIIDGAGAAGDIEARVKQIRIQIEEATSDYDREKLQERVAKLAGGVAVIKVGAATEVEMKEKKARVEDALHATRAAVEEGIVAGGGVALLRARQSAGSIKGDNHDQDAGIKIVLRAIEQPLREIVANAGGEPSVVINKVLEGAGTYGFNAANDTYGDMIEMGILDPTKVTRTALQNAASVAGLMLTTECMVAESPKDDAPAMPGGGMGGMGGMDMGM
- the groES gene encoding co-chaperone GroES, whose amino-acid sequence is MKLRPLHDRVIVKRLEQETKTASGIVIPDNAAEKPDQGEVLAVGPGKRNDKGDFVALNVAVGDRVLFGKYSGQSVKVDGEELLVMREEDLFAVVQK